Proteins from one Loktanella sp. M215 genomic window:
- a CDS encoding TRAP transporter large permease, with protein sequence MEFFGSLQSLGIEAGTGLMFAMLLFLLVTGIPLAYVTLLVALFFVLGWFGPSAVPLITSRIYSFVSSFVFVSVPMFVLMAAILDRSGIARDLFDAMKLFAGRMRGGVAVQTIFVAVILAAMSGIIGGEIVLLGLIALPQMLRLGYDRKLAIGVVCAGGALGTMIPPSIVLIIYGLTANVSIGDLFTAAFIPGAMLAAFYVAYVLIRTRMNPDMAPLGDLSGVDRTEKLRLAKGLVLPMLVVVGVLGSIYGGIASVTEASAVGVIGVTLSTMVRGEFSFRMMIDAALQTLQTVGMIVWIGIGATALVGVFNLMGGIHFVTELITGISDNPVLILLFMMVILFVLGMFLDWVGIALLTMPVFVPIIVSLGYDPVWFGVVFCMNMQMSFLSPPFGPAAFYLKSVAPPDISLGEIFRALLPFIGLQALAVGLLILFPALAYY encoded by the coding sequence CAGAGCCTCGGGATCGAGGCCGGCACCGGCCTGATGTTCGCGATGCTGCTGTTCCTGCTCGTGACCGGCATCCCGCTGGCCTATGTCACCCTGCTGGTGGCACTGTTCTTCGTGCTGGGCTGGTTCGGCCCGTCCGCGGTGCCGCTGATCACCTCGCGGATCTATTCCTTTGTTTCCAGCTTCGTCTTCGTGTCGGTGCCGATGTTCGTGCTGATGGCCGCGATCCTCGACCGGTCAGGCATCGCGCGCGACCTCTTTGATGCGATGAAGCTCTTCGCGGGCCGGATGCGCGGCGGCGTGGCGGTGCAGACGATCTTTGTCGCCGTGATCCTTGCAGCGATGTCGGGCATCATCGGTGGAGAGATCGTGCTGCTGGGCCTGATCGCCCTGCCCCAGATGCTGCGGCTGGGTTACGACCGCAAACTGGCCATCGGCGTGGTCTGCGCGGGTGGTGCGCTGGGCACGATGATCCCGCCGTCGATCGTGCTGATCATCTATGGCCTGACGGCCAACGTCTCGATCGGGGACCTGTTCACGGCGGCCTTCATCCCCGGCGCGATGCTGGCGGCGTTCTATGTGGCCTATGTCCTGATTCGCACCCGCATGAACCCCGACATGGCCCCGCTGGGCGATCTCAGCGGCGTCGACAGGACCGAGAAGCTGCGGCTGGCCAAGGGGCTGGTGCTGCCGATGCTGGTGGTCGTGGGCGTTCTGGGGTCGATCTATGGCGGTATCGCCAGCGTGACCGAGGCATCAGCCGTGGGCGTCATAGGCGTCACCCTGTCGACCATGGTGCGCGGCGAGTTTTCCTTTCGGATGATGATCGACGCAGCCCTTCAGACGCTGCAGACCGTGGGCATGATCGTCTGGATCGGTATCGGCGCCACGGCGCTGGTCGGCGTGTTCAACCTGATGGGCGGCATCCATTTCGTCACGGAACTGATCACCGGCATTTCCGACAACCCGGTCCTGATCCTGCTCTTCATGATGGTGATCCTCTTCGTGCTGGGCATGTTCCTCGACTGGGTGGGCATCGCCCTGCTGACCATGCCGGTCTTCGTGCCGATCATCGTCAGCCTTGGCTACGATCCGGTCTGGTTCGGGGTGGTGTTCTGCATGAACATGCAGATGAGCTTCCTGTCGCCGCCCTTCGGTCCTGCGGCCTTCTACCTCAAGTCCGTGGCCCCGCCCGACATTTCACTGGGCGAGATCTTTCGCGCGCTGCTGCCGTTCATCGGGTTGCAGGCGCTGGCTGTCGGTTTGCTGATCCTGTTTCCGGCGCTGGCCTACTACTGA
- the rpe gene encoding ribulose-phosphate 3-epimerase has product MTFDRSLKIAPSILSADFADFGREIRAIEDQGADWVHVDVMDGHFVPNLTFGPPAVKAFRRHVTTFMDVHLMISPVDAYIDAYAEAGADMLTAHVEAGPHIHRTLQAIRAAGMKAGVALNPGTPAEAVAELMDVADMVLVMTVNPGFGGQKFIDMTAKIARVRDMIGDREVHIQVDGGVDPVTAPLVVAAGADVLVAGSAVFRGGSVDAAQVYGENMRAIRAAVRG; this is encoded by the coding sequence ATGACCTTCGACCGCAGCCTCAAGATCGCGCCGTCGATCCTGTCCGCCGACTTTGCCGACTTTGGCCGCGAGATTCGCGCGATCGAGGATCAGGGCGCCGACTGGGTGCATGTGGACGTGATGGACGGACATTTCGTACCGAACCTGACGTTCGGCCCGCCTGCGGTGAAGGCGTTCCGCCGCCACGTGACCACGTTCATGGACGTGCATCTGATGATCTCTCCGGTCGATGCCTATATCGATGCCTACGCCGAGGCGGGCGCCGACATGCTGACCGCCCATGTCGAGGCCGGGCCGCATATTCACCGCACCCTGCAGGCGATCCGCGCGGCGGGGATGAAGGCGGGCGTGGCCCTGAACCCCGGCACCCCGGCAGAAGCCGTGGCAGAGCTGATGGACGTGGCCGACATGGTGCTGGTGATGACCGTCAACCCCGGTTTCGGTGGGCAGAAGTTCATCGACATGACCGCCAAGATCGCCCGTGTGCGTGACATGATCGGCGACCGAGAGGTCCACATTCAGGTGGACGGCGGCGTCGATCCCGTCACGGCGCCGCTGGTGGTGGCCGCCGGCGCCGACGTATTGGTCGCAGGATCCGCCGTGTTCCGGGGCGGGTCCGTAGACGCGGCACAGGTCTACGGCGAGAACATGCGCGCGATTCGCGCCGCCGTGCGGGGCTGA